The following proteins are encoded in a genomic region of Syngnathus acus chromosome 22, fSynAcu1.2, whole genome shotgun sequence:
- the LOC119116152 gene encoding rab GTPase-activating protein 1-like has product MMQEVSVTLPCDAQVVEQMSEEEILACLVAETGPHFAEVPTKKAKLRESRLQLMDEEEEEKEDPLNKCQMENRRLQQTSLRLEQENDNLAYRLITSKVALRSALDKAEDRVEKLTSDLFLTRRELQATEEEKQGKEQEATMLKEVLRRELERAEQEVKRSSGIIADYKQICTQLTTRLEMQQDAHLEEVRSLKIAVMACPHCRHHVAEYQEGETSNSKSDASPSHDNNTVPKWERRHSDPTDAELRRENQERSSLKTQIRKLEKELAQTKLQVVEANCKIQELEHDRGILANDLKDAKNNWISKAFTSLRTYEINRKQQLE; this is encoded by the exons ATGATGCAGGAGGTGTCGGTCACCTTGCCCTGCGATGCTCAGGTGGTGGAGCAAATGAGCGAGGAGGAGATCCTGGCCTGCCTTGTCGCTGAAACGGGACCACACTTTGCG GAGGTTCCAACGAAAAAAGCCAAACTGAGAGAAAGCCGTCTTCAACTGAtggacgaggaagaggaggagaaagaagacCCACTCAACAAATGTCAG ATGGAGAACCGTCGTCTTCAGCAGACCAGCCTCCGTCTGGAGCAGGAGAATGACAACCTGGCTTACAGGCTCATCACCAGCAAAGTGGCCCTCAGGAGCGCCCTGGACAAA GCAGAGGACAGGGTGGAGAAGCTCACCAGCGACCTTTTTCTGACCCGACGCGAACTGCAGGCCACAGAGGAGGAGAAGCAAGGGAAGGAGCAGGAGGCGACCATG ttGAAGGAAGTGTTGCGACGGGAGCTGGAGAGGGCCGAGCAGGAAGTGAAGCGGTCGTCAGGCATCATCGCGGACTACAAACAG ATCTGCACTCAGCTCACGACCCGTCTGGAGATGCAACAGGACGCACACTTGGAGGAGGTTCGCTCGCTCAAg ATCGCGGTGATGGCCTGTccgcattgtcgtcatcacGTGGCCGAATACCAAGAGGGAGAAACGTCAAATTCCAAATCCGACGCGTCGCCGTCACATGACAACAACACGGTGCCAAAGTGGGAACGGCGACACTCGGATCCCACCGACGCGGAACTTAGGCGGGAGAACCAGGAGAGGTCATCCCTCAAGACGCAGATCAGGAAGCTAGAGAAGGAGCTGGCGCAGACAAAACTTCAAGTGGTGGAGGCCAACTGCAAGATTCAG GAATTGGAACACGATAGGGGAATCCTGGCCAACGACCTTAAGGATGCCAAAAACAACTGGATCAGCAAGGCCTTCACCTCGCTGCGCACGTATGaaataaacagaaaacaacAGTTGGAGTGA
- the LOC119116162 gene encoding galectin-8-like isoform X2, with protein sequence MNVTYPQRKPDQNSSQQSAQDGVQCWHVAVVVALLVAILVAILILVPIYTLNNTGGGGTPDVIGHSDIDMDSTFGNDLFTDVDSFDYLNPSENFQMVTNHSLDFTQKLALNMINNLVKSGKVDFKSSNYTSLPCKNTCTRKNITCAQRLVLIDAGGGVKSTDLSNGLHVGSAIAIRGKLKTTTQRFVIDLLMSNGKAMHLNPRLRYFTDNNVLVVNSFLNNVWGYEQRHTTNFPFAAGKFFEIVIRCNAKAFNITANGLSITFDYQAGVQLKKIMSMQLENIEVIDVMLM encoded by the exons ATGAACGTTACTTATCCACAGCGGAAACCT GATCAGAATTCGAGTCAGCAATCCGCCCAGGATGGCGTGCAGTGCTGGCACGTGGCCGTCGTCGTTGCGCTCCTGGTGGCCATCTTGGTGGCCATCTTAATCCTGGTGCCCATCTACACTTTAAACAACACGGGCGGCGGAGGCACCCCAGACGTCATAGGCCACTCAGACATAGACATGGACTCCACATTCGGCAATGACCTCTTCACCGACGTGGACTCCTTTGACTACCTGAACCCGTCTGAAAAC TTCCAGATGGTGACAAACCACTCTCTGGATTTCACTCAAAAACTGGCGCTGAACATGATCAACAACTTGGTCAAATCTGGCAAGGTTGACTTC AAATCAAGCAACTACACGAGCCTGCCCTGCAAGAACACGTGCACACGCAAAAACATCACATGCGCTCAAAGACTCGTTTTGATTGATGCGGGTGGT GGTGTTAAAAGCACGGATCTGAGTAACGGGCTCCATGTGGGCAGCGCCATCGCCATCAGAGGGAAACTCAAGACAACCACCCAGCG TTTTGTCATCGACCTGCTGATGAGTAACGGAAAGGCCATGCACCTGAACCCTCGCCTTCGATACTTCACCGACAACAACGTGCTAGTGGTCAACTCCTTCCTGAATAACGTCTGGGGTTACGAACAGCGCCATACCACCAACTTCCCCTTTGCAGCCGGGAAGTTCTTTGAG ATCGTCATCCGGTGCAACGCCAAAGCGTTTAACATTACCGCCAACGGCCTCTCCATCACCTTTGACTACCAAGCAGGCGTCCAACTGAAGAAGATCATGAGCATGCAGCTTGAAAACATCGAAGTGATCGATGTCATGCTGATGTGA
- the LOC119116162 gene encoding galectin-8-like isoform X1 — MNVTYPQRKPDQNSSQQSAQDGVQCWHVAVVVALLVAILVAILILVPIYTLNNTGGGGTPDVIGHSDIDMDSTFGNDLFTDVDSFDYLNPSENFQMVTNHSLDFTQKLALNMINNLVKSGKVDFVSDLKSSNYTSLPCKNTCTRKNITCAQRLVLIDAGGGVKSTDLSNGLHVGSAIAIRGKLKTTTQRFVIDLLMSNGKAMHLNPRLRYFTDNNVLVVNSFLNNVWGYEQRHTTNFPFAAGKFFEIVIRCNAKAFNITANGLSITFDYQAGVQLKKIMSMQLENIEVIDVMLM; from the exons ATGAACGTTACTTATCCACAGCGGAAACCT GATCAGAATTCGAGTCAGCAATCCGCCCAGGATGGCGTGCAGTGCTGGCACGTGGCCGTCGTCGTTGCGCTCCTGGTGGCCATCTTGGTGGCCATCTTAATCCTGGTGCCCATCTACACTTTAAACAACACGGGCGGCGGAGGCACCCCAGACGTCATAGGCCACTCAGACATAGACATGGACTCCACATTCGGCAATGACCTCTTCACCGACGTGGACTCCTTTGACTACCTGAACCCGTCTGAAAAC TTCCAGATGGTGACAAACCACTCTCTGGATTTCACTCAAAAACTGGCGCTGAACATGATCAACAACTTGGTCAAATCTGGCAAGGTTGACTTCGTGAGTGATCTG AAATCAAGCAACTACACGAGCCTGCCCTGCAAGAACACGTGCACACGCAAAAACATCACATGCGCTCAAAGACTCGTTTTGATTGATGCGGGTGGT GGTGTTAAAAGCACGGATCTGAGTAACGGGCTCCATGTGGGCAGCGCCATCGCCATCAGAGGGAAACTCAAGACAACCACCCAGCG TTTTGTCATCGACCTGCTGATGAGTAACGGAAAGGCCATGCACCTGAACCCTCGCCTTCGATACTTCACCGACAACAACGTGCTAGTGGTCAACTCCTTCCTGAATAACGTCTGGGGTTACGAACAGCGCCATACCACCAACTTCCCCTTTGCAGCCGGGAAGTTCTTTGAG ATCGTCATCCGGTGCAACGCCAAAGCGTTTAACATTACCGCCAACGGCCTCTCCATCACCTTTGACTACCAAGCAGGCGTCCAACTGAAGAAGATCATGAGCATGCAGCTTGAAAACATCGAAGTGATCGATGTCATGCTGATGTGA
- the LOC119116162 gene encoding galectin-8-like isoform X3 translates to MDSTFGNDLFTDVDSFDYLNPSENFQMVTNHSLDFTQKLALNMINNLVKSGKVDFVSDLKSSNYTSLPCKNTCTRKNITCAQRLVLIDAGGGVKSTDLSNGLHVGSAIAIRGKLKTTTQRFVIDLLMSNGKAMHLNPRLRYFTDNNVLVVNSFLNNVWGYEQRHTTNFPFAAGKFFEIVIRCNAKAFNITANGLSITFDYQAGVQLKKIMSMQLENIEVIDVMLM, encoded by the exons ATGGACTCCACATTCGGCAATGACCTCTTCACCGACGTGGACTCCTTTGACTACCTGAACCCGTCTGAAAAC TTCCAGATGGTGACAAACCACTCTCTGGATTTCACTCAAAAACTGGCGCTGAACATGATCAACAACTTGGTCAAATCTGGCAAGGTTGACTTCGTGAGTGATCTG AAATCAAGCAACTACACGAGCCTGCCCTGCAAGAACACGTGCACACGCAAAAACATCACATGCGCTCAAAGACTCGTTTTGATTGATGCGGGTGGT GGTGTTAAAAGCACGGATCTGAGTAACGGGCTCCATGTGGGCAGCGCCATCGCCATCAGAGGGAAACTCAAGACAACCACCCAGCG TTTTGTCATCGACCTGCTGATGAGTAACGGAAAGGCCATGCACCTGAACCCTCGCCTTCGATACTTCACCGACAACAACGTGCTAGTGGTCAACTCCTTCCTGAATAACGTCTGGGGTTACGAACAGCGCCATACCACCAACTTCCCCTTTGCAGCCGGGAAGTTCTTTGAG ATCGTCATCCGGTGCAACGCCAAAGCGTTTAACATTACCGCCAACGGCCTCTCCATCACCTTTGACTACCAAGCAGGCGTCCAACTGAAGAAGATCATGAGCATGCAGCTTGAAAACATCGAAGTGATCGATGTCATGCTGATGTGA
- the LOC119116205 gene encoding protein FAM163A-like, translated as MSAGTIVIAGGILAGVILVCIVAILCYCRLQYYCCKKNDSETDAGSAPAPAAPSTPLSHFPCETCDALANDGAAITPVSLEQLDAGVPCLACSPYTRRAAPQVLNGGERLGFHTYYETPLPLGYACPTPPPRPYSTQV; from the exons ATGTCAGCGGGAACGATCGTGATAGCAGGAGGAATTCTTGCCGGAGTCATTCTCGTGTGCATTGTCGCCATCCTATGTTATTGTCGACTGCAG TACTACTGCTGTAAGAAGAATGACTCCGAGACGGACGCGGGCTCGGCCCCAGCCCCGGCGGCACCATCCACCCCGCTCTCCCACTTCCCGTGCGAGACGTGCGACGCGCTGGCCAACGACGGGGCCGCCATTACTCCCGTTTCTTTGGAGCAGCTGGACGCCGGCGTCCCGTGCCTCGCCTGCTCGCCGTACACCCGCCGCGCCGCCCCCCAAGTGCTTAACGGGGGCGAGCGTCTGGGCTTCCACACGTACTACGAGACTCCGCTGCCGTTGGGTTACGCCTGTCCGACCCCCCCGCCCAGGCCCTACAGCACCCAGGTGTGA